Proteins from one Telopea speciosissima isolate NSW1024214 ecotype Mountain lineage chromosome 1, Tspe_v1, whole genome shotgun sequence genomic window:
- the LOC122638990 gene encoding 60S acidic ribosomal protein P1-like — protein MYFSEIACTYAALLLHDDGIAVTAEKIATVVKAANVTVESYWPSLFAKLVEKRNIEDLIMNVGSGGGGAPVAVAAPSGGGGGAAQAAAPAAEEKKEEPKEESDDDMGFSLFD, from the exons ATGTATTTCTCAGAAATCGCTTGCACTTACGCTGCTTTGCTCCTTCATGATGATGGGATTGCCGTCACT GCGGAGAAGATCGCTACCGTTGTGAAAGCCGCGAATGTGACGGTTGAATCCTACTGGCCCAGCTTGTTTGCTAAGCTGGTGGAGAAGAGGAATATTGAAGATCTCATTATGAATGTGGGATCCGGCGGTGGTGGTGCTCCCGTGGCTGTTGCTGCTCCTTCTGGAGGCGGTGGTGGTGCTGCCCAAGCTGCCGCTCCTGCAGCTGAGGAGAAGAAG gaagaacccaaggaagagagCGATGATGACATGGGATTCAGCTTGTTTGATTAG